In a genomic window of Besnoitia besnoiti strain Bb-Ger1 chromosome XI, whole genome shotgun sequence:
- a CDS encoding putative phosphoenolpyruvate carboxykinase (encoded by transcript BESB_020160) — MAEPVAPETHKEDYQRALRRKLEGHLAHHAHKAPPLTKKEVLDLGQLQHEVHVEDECRAQGLTTEQIFYNAAVPLLYEQALQHESSTLISNTGVLCCSSGLKTRRSPEDKRIVREGESQDRVWWGKVNIPFEEQSYLFNRERAIDFLNTQKRLFVVDGFAGADPEYCIKVRLIATRAYHALFMRNILLRPTLTELQAFEPDFTIYNAGLFPANRFAEGVSSQTSVALHLGRGEMVILGTQYAGELHKGIFTYVNYVMPPKNVLPLHASCIVGSARSNSDVTMLLGLTATGKTALVATAEGEILADDEVMWTPKGVAGVLGGCYVRCKDIQKDPCQAFTKAMTYGSVMENVVLDEETRQVYFYDTSITDNTRCTYPLTYLEHGSKGRPAVPMHPKHFVMLLVDLFALRSVLSIQLWGVAGMPLRKQYGSHGTIDFRRDEMRCFLQHSSRGVLVLCYAGGKETQRAWYNGLVDEHWLGGGPAYGVAPRSTGSKVPLDVSRRILKAVHDGTMNQCSFQELPVLNLEIPVTLDGVPEDLLSPLRAWVKRTGDPSKFMEQAQCVASLFAENFKQFEGLVSCEVASVLRGNSNANGAH, encoded by the exons ATGGCAGAGCCAGTCGCTCCAGAAACTCACAAGGAGGACTACCAGCGTGCTCTGAGGCGGAAGCTGGAGGGACACCTAGCGCATCATGCGCACAAAGCACCCCCGCTTACCAAGAAGGAAGTGCTCGATCTGGGCCAGCTGCAGCACGAGGTTCATGTAGAGGACGAGTGTCGTGCT CAAGGACTGACAACTGAACAGATATTCTACAACGCTGCTGTCCCGCTACTCTACGAACAAGCCCTTCAGCATGAATCGAGCACGCTGATATCGAACACCGGTGTCCTCTGTTGCTCCTCAG GACTCAAAACAAGGCGCTCTCCAGAGGACAAGCGAATTGTGCGCGAGGGCGAATCACAGGATAGGGTCTGGTGGGGGAAAGTCAACATTCCATTCGAGGAACAGTCGTATTTGTTTAACAGAGAGAGGGCAATTGATTTCCTCAACACACAG AAAAGACTGTTTGTCGTGGATGGCTTTGCGGGCGCGGATCCGGAGTACTGCATCAAAGTCCGTTTGATCGCGACTCGAGCATACCACGCGCTCTTCATGCGAAACATTCTACTGCGTCCGACTCTAACAGAGCTTCAAGCGTTTGAGCCAGATTTCACGATTTATAACGCCGGCCTTTTCCCAGCAAACCGTTTCGCTGAAG GCGTTAGCAGCCAGACATCGGTTGCCCTTCATTTAGGCAGGGGCGAGATGGTCATTCTCGGTACCCAGTACGCTGGCGAACTCCACAAAGGCATTTTCACCTATGTGAATTACGTGATGCCACCGAAAAATGTGCTTCCCCTGCATGCGTCTTGTATAGTCGGGAGCGCAAGAAGCAACAGTGACGTCACCATGCTTTTGGGCCTCACAGCCACCGGCAAGACAGCTTTG GTGGCGACCGCAGAAGGGGAAATTCTAGCAGATGACGAAGTGATGTGGACGCCTAAAGGCGTTGCAGGCGTCCTTGGAGGTTGTTACGTCCGCTGTAAGGACATACAGAAGGACCCGTGTCAGGCGTTCACGAAGGCGATGACCTACGGCAGTGTGATGGAAAACGTGGTGTTGGATGAGGAAACCCGGCAAGTGTACTTCTACGACACGAGTATCACAGACAACACACGGTGCACGTACCCTCTCACGTACTTGGAGCACGGATCGAAAGGCAGGCCCGCGGTCCCTATGCATCCCAAGCACTTTGTCATGCTT ctCGTCGATCTGTTCGCTCTCAGAAGTGTCCTTTCGATACAACTTTGGGGCGTCGCTGGCATGCCTTTGCGCAAGCAGTACGGTTCTCATGGAACGATCGACTTCCGTCGTGATGAGATGCGTTGTTTTTTACAACATTCCAGTCGGGGTGTTCTTGTGCTGTGCTACGCGGGGG GAAAGGAAACTCAAAGAGCATGGTACAACGGTCTGGTTGATGAACACTGGCTGGGTGGGGGCCCGGCGTACGGCGTCGCTCCACGCTCGACGGGAAGCAAAGTCCCGCTAGACGTCTCGCGCCGCATTCTCAAAGCCGTCCACGACGGCACGATGAACCAGTGCTCGTTCCAG GAACTTCCTGTGCTCAATCTTGAGATCCCCGTCACTTTGGATGGCGTCCCCGAGgaccttctctctcctctgcgcgcgtgggTAAAGAGGACGGGAGACCCGTCCAAGTTCATGGAGCAGGCTCAGTGCGTCGCCAGTTTGTTTGCTGAAAACTTCAAGCAATTTGAGGGGCTCGTTTCGTGCGAGGTAGCCTCCGTTCTCAGAGGCAACTCAAATGCCAATGGCGCACACTAG